A genome region from Carya illinoinensis cultivar Pawnee chromosome 2, C.illinoinensisPawnee_v1, whole genome shotgun sequence includes the following:
- the LOC122301052 gene encoding pyridoxal 5'-phosphate synthase-like subunit PDX1.2, protein MLGGNPEVSALLVIHRLTSPKLLEITRRHQPSIPLPIYILLRANSAAACVSHYIGYVLFGFCFCPDKFTSTSAMAEDGAVTVYNSSAITDSKKNPFSLKAGLTQMLRGGAILEVTNADQAKIAEEAGACCLIVSEPPHRGISRMPDPSLIKEIKRTVSIPVMARARVGHFVEAQILESIGVDYIDESEALALADEENFINKHNFRCPFVCGCQNLGEVLRRIREGAAMIRTQGDLSGSGNIAKTVKNLRTIMGEVRILNNMDEDEVFAFSKKIAAPYDLVAQTKQMGRLPVVQFAAGGIVTPADAALMMQLGCDGVFVGSEIFEHSDPYKRVRGIIQAVRHYNDPHVLVETSRGLEDSMAGMNLGEDRIEQFANEGA, encoded by the coding sequence ATGTTGGGAGGGAATCCAGAAGTTTCTGCGCTTTTGGTAATCCACCGACTCACCTCACCGAAACTTCTCGAAATCACCAGAAGACACCAACCTTCCATCCCGCTTCCAATATACATTCTCCTCCGAGCCAATTCAGCAGCAGCGTGTGTTTCGCATTATATCGGTTACGTCCTCTTTGGTTTCTGCTTTTGTCCAGACAAATTCACAAGCACTAGTGCAATGGCTGAAGACGGCGCCGTCACGGTCTACAACAGCAGCGCCATCACTGATTCCAAGAAGAACCCATTTTCGCTCAAAGCAGGATTAACCCAGATGCTGCGCGGCGGGGCAATTCTCGAAGTCACAAATGCCGATCAAGCCAAGATCGCCGAAGAAGCCGGCGCTTGCTGTCTTATTGTGTCGGAGCCTCCCCACCGAGGTATTTCCCGTATGCCCGACCCGTCCCTGATCAAGGAAATCAAACGCACCGTCTCGATCCCTGTAATGGCCAGAGCCCGTGTCGGTCATTTCGTCGAAGCCCAGATCCTCGAATCCATTGGGGTCGATTACATCGACGAGAgcgaagctcttgctcttgcaGACGAGGAAAACTTCATTAACAAGCATAACTTTCGCTGCCCATTTGTTTGTGGGTGTCAGAATCTTGGGGAAGTGTTAAGGAGAATAAGAGAAGGGGCAGCGATGATTAGGACTCAAGGGGATTTATCAGGATCTGGAAATATAGCAAAGACTGTGAAGAACTTGAGAACAATAATGGGTGAGGTAAGGATTTTGAATAACATGGATGAAGATGAAGTATTCGCCTTTTCGAAGAAGATAGCGGCGCCGTATGATCTCGTGGCGCAAACCAAGCAAATGGGCAGGCTGCCAGTGGTGCAATTTGCGGCCGGAGGAATTGTGACTCCAGCGGATGCGGCGCTCATGATGCAATTGGGCTGCGACGGCGTGTTCGTAGGGTCGGAGATTTTCGAGCATTCGGACCCTTATAAGCGTGTCAGAGGTATAATCCAAGCTGTTAGGCACTATAATGATCCACATGTGCTGGTGGAGACTAGCCGCGGGTTGGAGGATAGCATGGCTGGTATGAATCTCGGCGAGGACAGGATCGAGCAGTTTGCAAATGAAGGTGCTTAA